Proteins from one Dysgonomonas sp. HDW5A genomic window:
- a CDS encoding GxxExxY protein, which produces MTENELSKIVFEAGLKIHRILGAGLFESAYEECLYYELCKQGIKVEKQKVLPLIYEDVILEAGYRIDLIVEDKLIIEIKAVKELTDIHKAQIITYLKLSKCKLGLLINFNTLLFKDGVKRIANGL; this is translated from the coding sequence ATGACAGAAAACGAACTATCTAAAATCGTATTTGAAGCAGGTTTAAAAATACATAGAATATTAGGCGCTGGTTTATTTGAAAGTGCGTATGAAGAATGTTTATATTATGAACTATGTAAACAAGGCATTAAAGTCGAAAAACAGAAGGTACTTCCTCTAATATATGAAGATGTGATATTAGAAGCCGGGTATAGAATTGACCTGATAGTAGAAGATAAATTAATCATTGAAATTAAAGCAGTAAAAGAATTAACGGATATACACAAAGCTCAGATAATAACTTATCTAAAGCTTAGTAAATGTAAGCTAGGATTACTTATCAACTTTAATACATTGCTGTTTAAAGATGGAGTAAAAAGAATAGCTAATGGACTATAA